From the Deltaproteobacteria bacterium genome, one window contains:
- a CDS encoding transposase → MPRRNRIDHAGLTHHVVVRGVERRTIFVDDQDREDLLRRLDLVLEESRVECLAWALIPNHFHLVLRIGDVPLSRVMSRIGTGYARRFNERHVRVGHLFQNRYLSRPIRDDADLLGIVRYVHLNPVRHRIVPGREALDSFPWCGHAALIGERQPHMFHAVDAALRIFADTRTEARRQLQSWMTAEPEPLPADAAPAATLDPGELLELAQMARRADEPPGSPGELDRVRGLVASLAGIAADELRGPSKRHAAVRGRALVCHLASTRLGLSNHAIAHALEISERAAARGTRLGAQLAESPEPIARALRSAWGESPDRRDCPRLSPGRPRPERGRSA, encoded by the coding sequence GTGCCGAGGCGCAACCGGATCGACCATGCCGGCCTGACCCACCACGTCGTGGTCCGCGGCGTCGAGCGGCGAACGATCTTCGTCGACGACCAGGATCGCGAGGACCTCCTCCGGCGGCTCGATCTCGTCCTCGAGGAATCCCGGGTGGAATGCCTGGCGTGGGCCCTGATCCCCAATCACTTTCATCTCGTCCTCCGCATCGGCGACGTCCCGCTGTCGCGGGTGATGAGTCGGATCGGTACCGGCTACGCCCGCCGATTCAACGAGCGACACGTGCGGGTCGGACACCTGTTCCAGAATCGCTACCTCTCGCGACCGATCCGCGACGATGCGGATCTGCTCGGCATCGTTCGATACGTCCACCTCAATCCGGTCCGCCACCGGATCGTGCCCGGACGGGAAGCGCTCGACTCCTTCCCGTGGTGCGGACACGCGGCGCTGATCGGCGAACGGCAGCCTCACATGTTCCACGCGGTCGACGCAGCCCTGCGTATCTTCGCCGACACCCGCACGGAGGCGCGCCGGCAGCTCCAGAGCTGGATGACGGCGGAGCCGGAGCCGCTTCCCGCCGATGCTGCTCCGGCCGCGACCCTCGATCCCGGCGAGCTCCTCGAGCTCGCGCAGATGGCCCGGCGAGCCGACGAACCTCCCGGTTCTCCGGGAGAGCTCGATCGGGTCCGAGGACTCGTCGCGTCGCTGGCCGGAATTGCGGCCGACGAGCTCCGGGGTCCTTCCAAACGGCACGCCGCGGTACGGGGTCGCGCGCTCGTCTGCCACCTCGCCTCCACCCGGCTCGGGCTCTCGAATCACGCCATCGCGCACGCATTGGAGATCTCGGAGCGGGCGGCCGCGCGGGGAACGAGGCTGGGCGCGCAGCTCGCGGAGTCCCCGGAGCCGATCGCTCGTGCGCTCCGTTCGGCCTGGGGCGAATCGCCGGATCGCCGGGACTGTCCCCGCCTCAGTCCAGGTCGGCCCAGACCGGAGCGTGGTCGCTCGGCGTGA